The segment AATTGAAGCATTAGATGCTGATAGTATTTATTCAGTTCCTCTTTCTTTAAAGAATGAAGGTTTATGTAAACAGACTTTAAATTGTCTAGAACTCGAAGATAAAGAATGTGATTTAGAGAATTGGGAAAAAATAATTCATAATCTTAGAAATCCTGGTAACCCTATAAAGGTTGCTTTAGTTGGAAAATATATAGAACTTGGTGATGCATATCTTTCAGTAGTGGAGGCATTAAGGCATGCTTGTATTGAACAAAAAGCTTTATTAGATTTGTATTGGATAAGTGCTGAAATGATCGAAGAGAAATCAGCCGAAGAGTATTTAAATGATGTTGACGCAATTGTAGTTCCAGGAGGATTTGGAAATAGAGGAGTGAATGGAAAAATTGAAGCAATAAAATTTGCAAGAGAAAAGAATATTCCTTTCCTAGGTTTATGTTTAGGTATGCAATGCGCAGTAATAGAATGGGCAAGAAATATAGCCCAATTACCTGATGCATCTAGCTCAGAATTAAATCCAGATTCCGAAAACCCGGTTATTCATTTATTACCTGAACAAGAAGACATTGTTGATCTTGGAGGAACTATGAGATTAGGAGTTTATCCTTGTAGACTTCAAAAAAATACAACTGGTAAAGAGTTGTATAACGAAGATGTTATATATGAGAGACATCGACATAGATATGAATTTAATAATTACTACAAACAAAGTTTTTTAGATTCTGGATACAAAATCAGTGGTACATCACCAGATGGAAGATTAGTAGAATTAATTGAATTAGTTGATCATCCATATTTTTTAGCATGTCAATACCATCCTGAATTCTTATCAAGGCCAGGGAAGCCACATCCATTATTTAAAGGGTTGATCAAAGCATCGCAGGAAAAATTAGAGCAATCAAATTAATATTATTTATTTTTCTTGAATGCAATAATGACAAATTTCTTACCATTAGTAGAAAAATTTCATTCATTACAAGGAGAGGGTTTTCATACAGGCCAAAGTGCCTTCTTTATAAGACTAGCTGGATGTAGCGTTGGATGCTCATGGTGCGATACTAAACATTCTTGGGATAAAGAAAAATACCCTTTAATACCAATCAAAAAAATCATTGATGAAATAAAAAAGGCTCGAAAAAAAGGGGCATCTTTTTTAGTTATCACTGGTGGTGAGCCTTTACATCATAATTTAGATAATTTGTGCCAAGCTATAAATAAAGAAACTTCTGAAAAGGATCAAAACCCAATCAAGATTCATATTGAAACAAGTGGCGTAAACAAAATGTCAGGTAATTACGATTGGATTACTTTATCTCCAAAAAGACATTTACCCCCAAAAACTTATTTTTTAGAAAACTTTAATGAATTAAAAATAATTATCAATGATAAAAAAGATATTGATTTTGCAATTGATATAAAGCAAGAAATAATGAACAAATATCAGAACCTATCATCAAAAGACAATTTTTATAAGTTAGATAAAAAATATTATGTACAGCCCGCTTGGGAAAACGCAAGAGGGTTTTCACTTACGATTGATTTTGTTAAAAATAATCCTGAATGGAACTTAAGTCTTCAGACACATAAATACTTAAAGATTAAATAATTTATATGGATTTAAAAAATAAATCTGCAGTAATTTTATTATCAGGAGGCTTAGATTCTTCAACTGTTACAGGCTTAGCAAAAGCGTCCAAAGCTAAAATATTTGGCTTATCTTTTGATTACGGACAAAGACATAAAAAAGAATTAGATTCCGCATTCACAATAGCCAATCACTTTGAAATAGAGGAATTCAAAATAGTAAAGCTTGACTTATCTTTGTGGGGCGGGTCATCTCTTACAGATATAAAAAAAGATTTACCTATTGATGGCATACAGCAAAATACAATTCCAAACACCTATGTGCCTGGAAGAAATACAATCTTTATTTCTGTTGCGTTAAGCTATGCTGAGGCAATAAATGCTGATTTAATAGGCCTAGGAGTTAATGCACTAGATTATTCTGGTTATCCTGATTGCAGACCTGATTACATTAAAAAGTTTCAAGAACTAGCTAATCTTGCTAACAAACGTGGAAGAGAAGAAAATCCAATTAAACTTTGGACACCTTTACTCGATCTAAATAAAGAAGATATTATTCAATTAGCTTTTGATAATAATGTTCCTTTAGAAAAAACATGGAGTTGTTATTCAGGAAATTTAGAACCCTGTGGAAAATGTGATAGTTGCCGAATTAGACAAACAGCCTACAAAAAATGGCAAATAAAAAAGAATGAGAATTAAGACAAAAAAATTATCTAAGTGGCTTGATCCAGAATTGATAGCTAAACATTTTGCATTGAAATTTGGAGACCATGGATTGTCTTGGTTAGATAGTGATGGGAAAGATAATGGAGAATGGTCTATTTTAGGAATTAACCCAAAGGAAATTATTTGCTCTAGAGATATCAATAATTTGAATATTGATAATAAT is part of the Prochlorococcus marinus subsp. pastoris str. CCMP1986 genome and harbors:
- a CDS encoding CTP synthase, which encodes MSKFVFVTGGVVSSIGKGIVAASLGRLLKSRGYSVSILKLDPYLNVDPGTMSPFQHGEVFVTEDGAETDLDLGHYERFTDTAMTRLNSVTTGSIYQAVINKERRGSYNGGTVQVIPHITREIRERIHRVAANSNADIVITEIGGTVGDIESLPFLEAIREFKNDVNKNDVAYIHVTLLPYIKTSGEIKTKPTQHSVKELRSIGIQPDLLVCRSDKEINEGLKRKLSGFCGVNLNCVIEALDADSIYSVPLSLKNEGLCKQTLNCLELEDKECDLENWEKIIHNLRNPGNPIKVALVGKYIELGDAYLSVVEALRHACIEQKALLDLYWISAEMIEEKSAEEYLNDVDAIVVPGGFGNRGVNGKIEAIKFAREKNIPFLGLCLGMQCAVIEWARNIAQLPDASSSELNPDSENPVIHLLPEQEDIVDLGGTMRLGVYPCRLQKNTTGKELYNEDVIYERHRHRYEFNNYYKQSFLDSGYKISGTSPDGRLVELIELVDHPYFLACQYHPEFLSRPGKPHPLFKGLIKASQEKLEQSN
- a CDS encoding 7-carboxy-7-deazaguanine synthase QueE; the protein is MTNFLPLVEKFHSLQGEGFHTGQSAFFIRLAGCSVGCSWCDTKHSWDKEKYPLIPIKKIIDEIKKARKKGASFLVITGGEPLHHNLDNLCQAINKETSEKDQNPIKIHIETSGVNKMSGNYDWITLSPKRHLPPKTYFLENFNELKIIINDKKDIDFAIDIKQEIMNKYQNLSSKDNFYKLDKKYYVQPAWENARGFSLTIDFVKNNPEWNLSLQTHKYLKIK
- the queC gene encoding 7-cyano-7-deazaguanine synthase QueC, translated to MDLKNKSAVILLSGGLDSSTVTGLAKASKAKIFGLSFDYGQRHKKELDSAFTIANHFEIEEFKIVKLDLSLWGGSSLTDIKKDLPIDGIQQNTIPNTYVPGRNTIFISVALSYAEAINADLIGLGVNALDYSGYPDCRPDYIKKFQELANLANKRGREENPIKLWTPLLDLNKEDIIQLAFDNNVPLEKTWSCYSGNLEPCGKCDSCRIRQTAYKKWQIKKNEN